Proteins encoded by one window of Streptomyces sp. ALI-76-A:
- a CDS encoding SGNH/GDSL hydrolase family protein, giving the protein MQTNPTHTSLVAVGDSFTEGMSDLLPDGTYRGWADLLAGRMAAHSPGFRYANLAVRGKLIEQIVAEQVDVAASMQADVVTLVGGLNDTLRPKCDMGRVRSLLTEAVERLAPSCKQLVLMRSPGRQGPVLERFRPRMEELFEIVDGLAQRHGALLVDLYGAPSLGDPRVWDVDRLHLTAEGHRRVAEAVWQGLGYEPEDTEWRTPLPLTPPPGWAARRVADVRFARQHLLPWIGRRLTGRSSGDGLPPKRPDLLPYERSHERPAE; this is encoded by the coding sequence ATGCAGACGAACCCCACTCACACCAGCCTGGTCGCGGTCGGCGACTCCTTCACCGAGGGCATGTCGGACCTGCTGCCGGACGGCACCTACCGCGGCTGGGCCGACCTCCTCGCCGGGCGGATGGCGGCCCACTCCCCCGGCTTCCGGTACGCGAACCTCGCGGTGCGCGGCAAGCTGATCGAGCAGATCGTCGCCGAGCAGGTCGACGTGGCCGCGTCCATGCAGGCCGACGTGGTCACGCTGGTCGGCGGGCTCAACGACACCCTGCGCCCCAAGTGCGACATGGGGCGGGTGCGCTCGCTGCTCACGGAGGCCGTGGAGCGGCTCGCCCCCTCCTGCAAGCAGCTGGTGCTGATGCGCAGCCCGGGCCGCCAGGGCCCGGTCCTGGAACGGTTCCGGCCGCGCATGGAGGAGCTGTTCGAGATCGTCGACGGCCTCGCCCAGCGGCACGGCGCGCTCCTGGTCGACCTGTACGGGGCGCCCTCGCTCGGCGACCCGCGCGTGTGGGACGTGGACCGGCTGCATCTGACGGCCGAGGGCCACCGCAGGGTCGCGGAGGCGGTGTGGCAGGGGCTCGGGTACGAGCCCGAGGACACCGAGTGGCGCACTCCCCTGCCCCTGACCCCGCCGCCGGGATGGGCCGCGCGCCGGGTCGCCGACGTGCGCTTCGCCCGGCAGCACCTGCTGCCGTGGATAGGCCGCCGGCTGACGGGCCGCTCCTCGGGCGACGGCCTGCCCCCGAAGCGGCCCGACCTGCTGCCGTACGAGCGGTCTCACGAGCGGCCCGCGGAGTGA
- the purB gene encoding adenylosuccinate lyase, with amino-acid sequence MTSAPAKPRIPNVLAGRYASAELATLWSPEQKVRLERQLWLAVLKAQKDLGIEVPDAAIADYERVLDQVDLASVAEREKVTRHDVKARIEEFNDLAGHEHVHKGMTSRDLTENVEQLQIRLSLELVRDRTVAVLARLGKLAGEYGELVMAGRSHNVAAQATTLGKRFATAADELLVAYARVEELLGRYPLRGIKGPVGTAQDMLDLLGGDAGKLAELEQRIAGHLGFSQAFTSVGQVYPRSLDYEVVTALVQVAAAPSSLAKTIRLMAGHELVTEGFKPGQVGSSAMPHKMNTRSCERVNGLMVILRGYASMTGELAGDQWNEGDVSCSVVRRVALPDAFFALDGLLETFLTVLDEFGAFPAVVARELDRYLPFLATTKVLMGAVRAGVGREVAHEAIKENAVASALAMREQGAERNELLDKLAADERLPLGRAELDALMADKLSFTGAAADQVGAVVGRIEEIAKQHPEAAGYTPGAIL; translated from the coding sequence GTGACTTCCGCTCCCGCCAAGCCCCGCATCCCGAACGTCCTCGCCGGACGCTACGCCTCCGCCGAGCTCGCCACGCTCTGGTCGCCCGAGCAGAAGGTGAGGCTGGAGCGTCAGCTCTGGCTCGCCGTGCTGAAGGCGCAGAAGGACCTGGGGATCGAGGTGCCGGACGCGGCGATCGCCGACTACGAGCGCGTCCTGGACCAGGTGGACCTCGCCTCCGTCGCCGAGCGCGAGAAGGTCACGCGGCACGACGTGAAGGCGCGGATCGAGGAGTTCAACGACCTCGCCGGGCACGAGCACGTGCACAAGGGCATGACGTCCCGCGACCTCACCGAGAACGTCGAGCAGTTGCAGATCCGGCTCTCGCTGGAGCTGGTGCGCGACCGCACGGTGGCCGTCCTCGCCCGCCTGGGCAAGCTGGCCGGTGAGTACGGCGAGCTGGTCATGGCGGGCCGCTCGCACAACGTGGCCGCGCAGGCCACCACCCTCGGCAAGCGGTTCGCGACCGCGGCCGACGAGCTGCTCGTGGCGTACGCCCGGGTCGAGGAGCTGCTCGGCCGCTACCCGCTGCGCGGCATCAAGGGCCCGGTGGGCACGGCGCAGGACATGCTGGACCTGCTGGGCGGGGACGCGGGCAAGCTCGCGGAGCTGGAGCAGCGGATCGCCGGGCACCTGGGCTTCTCGCAGGCGTTCACCTCGGTCGGCCAGGTGTACCCGCGGTCCCTCGACTACGAGGTCGTCACCGCGCTGGTGCAGGTGGCCGCCGCGCCCTCGTCGCTGGCCAAGACGATCCGGCTGATGGCCGGGCACGAGCTGGTCACCGAGGGCTTCAAGCCGGGCCAGGTCGGTTCGTCCGCGATGCCGCACAAGATGAACACCCGCTCCTGCGAGCGCGTCAACGGGCTCATGGTGATCCTGCGCGGCTACGCCTCGATGACCGGTGAGCTGGCGGGCGACCAGTGGAACGAGGGTGACGTGTCCTGCTCGGTGGTGCGCCGGGTGGCCCTCCCCGACGCGTTCTTCGCCCTGGACGGCCTGCTGGAGACGTTCCTGACCGTGCTCGACGAGTTCGGCGCGTTCCCCGCCGTCGTCGCCCGCGAGCTGGACCGCTACCTGCCGTTCCTCGCCACCACCAAGGTGCTGATGGGCGCGGTGCGCGCGGGTGTCGGCCGTGAGGTGGCGCACGAGGCGATCAAGGAGAACGCGGTCGCCTCCGCGCTGGCGATGCGCGAGCAGGGCGCCGAGCGCAACGAGCTCCTCGACAAGCTCGCCGCCGACGAACGCCTTCCGCTGGGCCGCGCCGAGCTGGACGCGCTGATGGCCGACAAGCTGTCCTTCACGGGCGCGGCGGCCGACCAGGTCGGTGCCGTGGTCGGCCGGATCGAGGAGATCGCGAAGCAGCACCCCGAGGCCGCGGGCTACACCCCCGGAGCGATCCTCTGA
- the mug gene encoding G/U mismatch-specific DNA glycosylase, which translates to MTRFTPEELEAARDRLVPDVVADGLLVLFCGINPGLMTAATGHHFARPGNRFWPVLHLSGFTPRLLKPSEQRELLSYGLGITNVVARATARADELSAEEYREGGRLLALKVAKLRPRWLAVVGVTAYRAAFDDRKAQVGPQERTIGGTRVWVLPNPSGLNAHWTARTMADEFARLRTAAENG; encoded by the coding sequence CTGACCCGCTTCACTCCCGAGGAACTGGAGGCCGCCCGCGACCGTCTCGTGCCGGACGTCGTCGCGGACGGTCTCCTAGTGCTGTTCTGCGGCATCAACCCCGGCCTGATGACCGCCGCGACGGGCCACCACTTCGCCCGCCCCGGCAACCGGTTCTGGCCGGTGCTGCATCTGTCCGGGTTCACCCCGAGGCTCCTGAAGCCGTCCGAGCAGCGGGAGTTGCTGTCGTACGGCCTCGGCATCACCAACGTCGTGGCGCGGGCGACCGCGCGGGCCGACGAGCTGAGCGCGGAGGAGTACCGGGAGGGCGGGCGGCTGCTCGCCCTCAAGGTGGCGAAGTTGCGGCCACGCTGGCTGGCCGTGGTCGGGGTGACCGCCTACCGAGCCGCCTTCGACGACCGCAAGGCACAGGTGGGCCCGCAGGAACGGACGATCGGCGGCACGCGCGTGTGGGTGCTGCCGAACCCGAGCGGGCTGAACGCGCACTGGACCGCGCGGACGATGGCGGACGAGTTCGCGCGACTGCGGACGGCGGCCGAGAACGGCTAA